A single region of the Verrucomicrobiia bacterium genome encodes:
- a CDS encoding UDP-N-acetylmuramoyl-L-alanyl-D-glutamate--2,6-diaminopimelate ligase — translation MRLEALFEGMTLIRKINWVSQKNLGKITSDSRAIEKGDVFVACSGSRMDGHDFLMQAVHAEAAVLVFERMPEDLVIPPGVTGIQVPNSHACLTELLHRHYHHPDQHVRLIGTTGTNGKTTISYLLQKLLSKKGPAAYLGTLWYDLSTKKLPAPNTTPGPETLVPMLDEMRRVNVRYCVMEVSSHALHQSRVHGLQFDLAIFTQLTQDHMDYHQDLEQYYEAKRLLFSAHPQPRRSLINLDCPYGQRLLEEFPSARSFSLVQEADYWAKDIDASFKGSSFKFCYKNREVPIQMKLPLRHNVANALCVLGGLELLGYDPADFREDFAEIPGIPGRLERITPSGDLNVFVDYAHTPDAFDNVLREARKYAPARIITVFGCGGDRDRAKRPLMTQSACRYSDLVVLTSDNPRSEDPESILQDMKKGLPVGDSVCRAQEILDRERAIHEAISLAEPGDVVMILGKGHEDYQILGDRKIPFDDRIVAREALQRKARVFLS, via the coding sequence GGCATGATTTTCTCATGCAGGCCGTGCATGCCGAGGCGGCAGTCCTTGTCTTCGAGCGCATGCCCGAAGACCTGGTGATTCCTCCGGGCGTGACCGGCATCCAGGTGCCGAACTCCCACGCCTGCCTCACGGAGCTGCTCCACCGCCACTATCATCACCCGGACCAGCACGTGCGGCTCATCGGCACGACCGGCACCAACGGCAAGACCACGATTTCCTACCTCCTTCAAAAACTCCTGAGCAAAAAAGGCCCGGCCGCGTATCTGGGCACGCTCTGGTACGATCTCTCGACCAAGAAGCTTCCCGCGCCCAACACCACGCCGGGCCCCGAAACCCTGGTCCCCATGCTGGATGAAATGCGTCGCGTCAACGTGCGTTACTGCGTGATGGAAGTTTCCTCGCATGCGCTGCATCAAAGCCGGGTGCATGGGCTGCAGTTCGATCTTGCCATCTTCACGCAGCTCACGCAGGATCACATGGATTATCACCAAGACCTGGAACAGTACTACGAGGCCAAGCGCCTTTTGTTCAGCGCGCACCCGCAGCCGCGCCGCAGCCTCATCAATCTCGACTGCCCGTACGGCCAGCGGCTGCTCGAAGAATTTCCCAGCGCGCGCAGTTTCAGCCTGGTCCAGGAAGCGGATTACTGGGCCAAGGACATCGACGCCTCTTTCAAAGGAAGCAGCTTCAAATTTTGCTACAAGAACCGCGAAGTCCCGATCCAGATGAAGCTCCCGCTGCGCCACAACGTGGCCAACGCGCTTTGCGTGCTGGGCGGACTCGAGCTTCTGGGATATGACCCGGCGGATTTCCGCGAAGACTTCGCCGAAATTCCCGGCATTCCCGGACGCCTGGAACGCATTACGCCGAGCGGCGACTTGAACGTGTTCGTCGACTACGCGCATACGCCGGACGCCTTCGACAATGTGCTCCGCGAAGCGCGCAAATATGCGCCGGCCCGCATCATCACGGTATTCGGCTGCGGCGGCGACCGCGATCGCGCGAAGAGGCCGCTCATGACTCAAAGCGCGTGCCGCTATTCCGATCTTGTCGTCCTTACTTCCGACAATCCGCGCTCCGAAGATCCCGAAAGCATCCTGCAGGACATGAAAAAAGGCCTTCCCGTGGGAGATTCGGTTTGCCGCGCGCAGGAAATCCTGGACAGGGAACGCGCGATTCACGAGGCGATTTCCCTGGCCGAGCCCGGCGACGTGGTCATGATCCTCGGCAAAGGCCACGAGGATTACCAGATCCTGGGCGACAGGAAAATTCCTTTCGACGACCGGATTGTGGCCCGGGAGGCGTTGCAAAGGAAGGCCCGTGTTTTCCTTTCCTGA
- the murD gene encoding UDP-N-acetylmuramoyl-L-alanine--D-glutamate ligase, with product MDDLGRKVAVLGLGKSGYESALFLKEKGYSVFVSEIKDTPPVLELGRELEKRDIAYETGAHSLEKILASDWVLISPGISPATPVYQAVSERRLPILSEIEIASRYCPTPHVVAVTGSCGKTTVTTLLRLVFEASGRKAVSCGNIGNPWVAELARLGKDDIVVVELSSFQLQHCMRFRPSVGVLLNITPNHQDWHKDMAEYAAAKLRLFQNQVPADHAFIRRKDQAALFQEYPFHGRVHYLDENAANPNHDAVRQVTALFGVSAKQADEVFAGFRGIEHRMEDVGTLNGVSFINDSKATTAASLAWALEKCRDHSVLLIAGGIAKSRDFGDIKDLVARKAKKVLILGKAVPVLREAWEGAAPLQEARSLDEAVREASREAKAGDTVLLSPACSSFDMFQNYEHRGREFKRCVAELFSRSEPPKVRI from the coding sequence ATGGACGACTTGGGCCGGAAAGTCGCGGTGCTGGGCCTGGGAAAGAGCGGTTACGAAAGCGCGCTTTTCCTGAAGGAAAAAGGCTACTCGGTTTTTGTGTCCGAGATCAAAGACACACCGCCCGTCCTCGAGCTCGGCCGCGAACTCGAAAAACGGGACATTGCCTATGAAACCGGCGCGCACAGCCTGGAAAAAATCCTGGCCTCGGACTGGGTGCTGATCTCGCCGGGCATCAGCCCCGCGACACCGGTTTACCAGGCCGTGTCGGAACGCCGCCTGCCCATCCTGAGCGAGATCGAGATCGCAAGCCGCTACTGCCCCACGCCGCACGTCGTGGCTGTCACCGGATCCTGCGGCAAGACGACCGTGACGACGCTTTTGCGCCTGGTCTTCGAAGCCAGCGGACGCAAGGCCGTCAGCTGCGGCAACATCGGCAATCCCTGGGTGGCCGAACTCGCACGGCTCGGAAAAGACGACATCGTGGTCGTCGAGCTCAGCTCCTTCCAATTGCAGCATTGCATGCGGTTCCGGCCTTCGGTGGGCGTTTTGCTGAACATCACGCCTAACCATCAGGATTGGCACAAGGACATGGCCGAATACGCGGCCGCCAAGCTGCGCCTTTTCCAGAATCAGGTTCCTGCGGACCACGCCTTTATAAGAAGGAAAGACCAGGCCGCGCTTTTCCAGGAATATCCTTTCCACGGGCGCGTTCATTACCTGGACGAGAACGCGGCCAATCCCAATCATGACGCCGTACGGCAGGTCACGGCGCTTTTCGGCGTGAGCGCGAAGCAGGCGGACGAAGTGTTTGCCGGTTTCCGCGGCATCGAGCATCGGATGGAAGACGTGGGCACGCTGAACGGGGTGAGCTTCATCAATGATTCCAAGGCCACGACCGCGGCTTCACTGGCGTGGGCGCTCGAGAAATGCCGCGACCACAGCGTTCTCCTGATCGCCGGCGGCATTGCCAAAAGCCGCGATTTCGGCGACATCAAAGATTTAGTCGCCCGCAAAGCCAAGAAAGTTTTGATCCTGGGCAAGGCCGTGCCGGTGCTGCGCGAAGCCTGGGAAGGCGCCGCTCCGCTTCAGGAAGCGCGCAGCCTTGACGAGGCGGTCCGGGAAGCATCCCGGGAAGCCAAGGCCGGAGACACGGTGCTGCTTTCGCCCGCCTGCTCGAGCTTCGACATGTTTCAGAATTACGAACACCGGGGCAGGGAATTCAAACGCTGCGTGGCGGAACTTTTTTCCCGGTCCGAACCCCCCAAGGTCCGGATTTAA
- the ftsW gene encoding putative lipid II flippase FtsW, which produces MSFPGKILFITVYMLVSIGVVMTYSASAIYAQHVYGNSSYFLIRQIVYVILGTGALFFMAVIPISFWKKNARLVMLTAILMMIAVFMPSIGHSAGGARRWINLVVFNFQPVEFAKLTVCIYLSDYLSRKLQFIRKGSLTIFFPPVILVGMLCVLSLMQPDLGSCFIIALTTSILFFLSGIRLAYVGTAILGLLPVLYLLVVRVPYRMSRVVAYLNPWDDPQGSGFQIIQSFLAFGMGGLKGVGLGQSTQKLFYLPSSYNDFILSIIGEELGLAGVLVVIILYTILFFCGIAIAERSRQDYEKLLCISLTLLIVLQGVINMMVATGLIPTKGLPLPFVSYGGTSLVFNLASVGLILSADRHIRGQAS; this is translated from the coding sequence ATGTCGTTTCCTGGAAAGATCCTTTTCATTACCGTTTACATGCTGGTGTCGATCGGCGTCGTCATGACTTACAGCGCGAGCGCGATCTACGCGCAGCACGTTTATGGCAATTCCTCTTATTTTCTGATCCGCCAGATTGTTTACGTGATCTTGGGCACGGGCGCGCTTTTTTTTATGGCGGTCATTCCCATCAGCTTCTGGAAGAAGAACGCGCGGCTCGTCATGCTGACGGCTATCCTGATGATGATCGCGGTTTTCATGCCCTCGATCGGCCATTCGGCCGGCGGCGCGCGCCGCTGGATCAATCTCGTCGTCTTCAATTTCCAGCCCGTCGAATTCGCCAAGCTGACCGTCTGCATCTACCTCTCGGATTATCTCAGCCGCAAGCTGCAGTTCATCCGCAAAGGAAGCCTGACCATTTTCTTCCCGCCCGTCATCCTGGTCGGCATGCTCTGCGTGCTTTCGCTCATGCAGCCGGACTTGGGATCGTGTTTCATCATCGCGCTGACGACTTCCATTTTGTTTTTCCTCTCGGGTATCCGGCTCGCCTACGTGGGAACCGCGATCCTGGGACTTCTGCCGGTTTTGTATCTTCTGGTGGTGCGCGTGCCGTACCGCATGAGCCGCGTAGTCGCTTACCTGAACCCCTGGGACGATCCGCAGGGGAGCGGCTTCCAGATCATCCAGTCGTTCCTCGCGTTCGGCATGGGCGGGTTGAAGGGAGTGGGGCTGGGGCAGAGCACGCAGAAATTGTTTTACCTGCCGTCCAGCTACAACGACTTCATTCTCTCCATCATCGGGGAGGAGCTGGGGCTGGCGGGTGTCCTGGTCGTCATTATTCTCTATACGATCCTTTTTTTCTGCGGCATCGCGATCGCGGAAAGAAGCCGCCAGGATTATGAAAAGCTCCTTTGCATTTCACTCACGCTTCTCATCGTGCTTCAGGGCGTGATCAACATGATGGTCGCGACGGGTCTGATCCCCACCAAGGGCCTGCCGCTGCCGTTTGTCAGCTACGGCGGCACATCGCTTGTCTTCAACCTGGCCTCCGTGGGACTCATCCTCAGCGCGGACCGCCACATCCGCGGCCAGGCCAGCTGA
- a CDS encoding glycosyltransferase, which yields MSETQNAKPGTVLVFAGPSGGHLFPALSFAEAWKKQDPSARLFLVTSEKAGPLTKAFTPGIFEDVVFLNNFPSVQGISLRSAGFLLKLARAFGASYRHLTRLKPDLSVGFGSYVSFPGMLLSAW from the coding sequence ATGTCCGAAACCCAAAACGCCAAACCCGGCACGGTCCTCGTCTTCGCCGGCCCTTCCGGCGGCCATCTTTTTCCAGCGCTTTCCTTTGCCGAAGCCTGGAAGAAGCAGGACCCTTCGGCACGGCTCTTTCTGGTGACGAGCGAAAAGGCCGGGCCCCTTACAAAAGCCTTCACGCCGGGCATTTTCGAGGATGTCGTCTTCCTGAACAACTTCCCGTCCGTCCAGGGAATCTCTTTGAGAAGCGCCGGCTTTTTGTTAAAATTGGCCCGGGCTTTCGGTGCTTCTTACCGCCATCTTACCCGCCTCAAACCTGATTTAAGCGTCGGATTCGGCAGCTACGTTTCATTTCCCGGGATGCTGCTCAGCGCCTGG
- the mraY gene encoding phospho-N-acetylmuramoyl-pentapeptide-transferase, producing the protein MFYFLHRLTAYSIVFNLFRYITFRSAAASITAFLISILLGPRLIAWLKSLSAMAHQQREHAEKIHQLYAHKKTPTMGGILILASVVISMLLWGNYLNRFTWLLLFVTVGFGGVGFLDDWIKLKSKSSKGLSSRTKLYGQLVFGAMLGAYLYLTGFTDTLLYLPFLKMPVLRLGAFFMPFVVLVLVGSSNALNLTDGLDGLAIGCTLFAVAALAIISYVSGHAQFAHYLAIPHIPDAGEITVFCSALLGACAGFLWFNSYPAEVIMGDTGSLALGGALGAVAVLIKKELVLVIVGGIFVWEALSVILQVASFKMFKKRIFLMSPFHHHLQLKGWPESKVTVRLWLIAMVLAVIGLSTLKVR; encoded by the coding sequence ATGTTTTATTTTTTACATCGCCTCACGGCTTACTCGATCGTTTTTAATCTTTTTCGTTACATCACGTTCCGATCCGCGGCCGCAAGCATCACAGCCTTCCTGATCAGCATCCTTCTAGGCCCCCGCCTCATCGCGTGGCTGAAAAGCCTGAGCGCGATGGCGCATCAGCAGCGCGAGCACGCGGAAAAAATCCACCAGCTTTACGCCCACAAAAAAACGCCGACCATGGGCGGTATCCTGATCCTGGCCAGCGTCGTGATCTCCATGCTGCTATGGGGCAATTACCTGAACCGTTTCACCTGGCTTTTGCTGTTCGTCACCGTCGGATTCGGCGGCGTGGGTTTTCTCGACGACTGGATCAAGCTGAAATCGAAAAGCTCGAAGGGGCTCAGCTCCCGGACCAAGCTTTACGGCCAGCTGGTTTTCGGCGCCATGCTGGGCGCGTACCTTTACCTCACCGGCTTTACGGACACGCTCCTGTATCTGCCCTTCCTCAAAATGCCGGTGCTGCGGCTCGGCGCTTTTTTCATGCCCTTTGTCGTGCTGGTACTCGTGGGGTCTTCGAACGCTCTCAATCTCACCGACGGTCTGGATGGACTGGCCATCGGCTGCACGCTTTTCGCAGTGGCGGCTCTGGCCATCATCAGTTACGTGTCGGGCCACGCGCAATTTGCCCATTACCTGGCCATCCCGCACATCCCGGATGCGGGCGAAATCACGGTCTTCTGCTCGGCTCTTTTGGGCGCGTGCGCCGGATTTCTGTGGTTTAATTCTTATCCCGCGGAGGTTATCATGGGGGACACGGGATCGCTTGCCCTGGGGGGCGCGTTAGGCGCCGTGGCCGTCCTTATTAAAAAGGAACTCGTGCTGGTCATCGTGGGCGGCATTTTTGTGTGGGAAGCACTGTCGGTCATCCTTCAGGTGGCCAGCTTCAAAATGTTCAAGAAGAGGATTTTTCTCATGTCGCCGTTTCATCATCATCTCCAGCTCAAAGGCTGGCCCGAATCCAAAGTCACGGTGCGGCTGTGGCTCATCGCCATGGTGCTGGCCGTCATCGGCCTTTCCACGCTCAAGGTGCGGTAA
- the murF gene encoding UDP-N-acetylmuramoyl-tripeptide--D-alanyl-D-alanine ligase gives MFSFPEAARFLNTSLEHPDPSLSPQGISIDTRTLKPGDFFLALQGTKEDGHRYLEEAFKRGASGALISRSVYQKETVRFQNPSFKNLLPVADTAEALAELGKWHRRRFSIPVVGITGSVGKTSTKEFLSFLLREAEGSEAVLSNRGNFNNQLGLPISLLYLDKTHRCAVNELGANHAGEIAYLATILQPTAGILTMVAPVHLEGFGSLETIYETKLGLICSLPAGAPAVIPDHDEVIGKAVAALDVKALRVGTTAKADYRVTDARMEGEWVNFRLNGRWDFSFPGAAPFLAVNAAMALAMMEALGYSLDKLPSRWERMKLPDGRFTPKSLGQGIRVIFDAYNASPESFDKALKAFHDWAGQRRKIVIFADMLELGGEAEARHRELGRKIASGGFDAAFAYGSLAEKSIDEIKRAGGQAGHFNAPEALAAHLEDFLQPEDRLLLKGSRGMKLEKIFEALESRSRFKTAP, from the coding sequence GTGTTTTCCTTTCCTGAGGCCGCGCGTTTTTTAAACACCTCCTTAGAGCATCCCGATCCCTCTCTCTCCCCGCAGGGCATTTCGATCGATACCCGCACGCTGAAGCCGGGAGATTTTTTCCTGGCCCTGCAGGGCACCAAGGAAGACGGGCACCGTTATCTCGAAGAAGCTTTCAAAAGAGGCGCTTCCGGCGCTTTGATCTCCCGGTCCGTTTATCAAAAAGAGACTGTCCGGTTTCAAAATCCGTCTTTCAAGAATCTCCTTCCGGTGGCGGATACGGCCGAAGCGCTCGCGGAATTGGGGAAATGGCACCGCCGCCGGTTTTCCATCCCGGTCGTCGGCATTACCGGCAGCGTGGGCAAAACCAGCACCAAGGAATTTCTTTCATTTCTCCTGCGCGAAGCCGAAGGCAGCGAGGCGGTCCTCTCCAACCGCGGCAATTTCAATAACCAGCTCGGGCTTCCCATCAGCCTTCTTTACCTGGACAAGACGCATCGCTGCGCGGTCAATGAGCTCGGCGCCAACCATGCGGGCGAGATCGCTTACCTGGCCACGATCCTGCAGCCGACCGCCGGAATTTTGACGATGGTGGCGCCGGTGCATCTCGAAGGCTTCGGCTCGCTGGAAACGATTTACGAAACCAAGCTGGGACTCATCTGTTCGCTGCCCGCGGGGGCTCCGGCCGTGATCCCGGATCATGACGAAGTCATCGGGAAAGCCGTTGCCGCGCTCGACGTCAAAGCCCTGCGCGTAGGAACGACGGCGAAGGCCGATTACCGCGTCACCGACGCGCGCATGGAAGGCGAGTGGGTGAATTTCCGCTTGAACGGCCGCTGGGATTTCTCGTTTCCCGGCGCGGCGCCGTTCCTGGCCGTGAATGCGGCCATGGCGCTGGCCATGATGGAGGCCCTGGGCTATTCCCTGGATAAACTTCCTTCCCGCTGGGAACGCATGAAGCTTCCCGACGGCCGGTTCACGCCGAAGTCCCTGGGGCAGGGCATCCGCGTCATCTTCGACGCCTACAACGCGAGCCCGGAATCTTTCGACAAGGCGCTGAAAGCGTTTCACGATTGGGCCGGGCAGCGCCGCAAGATCGTGATTTTCGCGGACATGCTGGAGCTGGGCGGCGAAGCCGAGGCGCGGCACCGGGAACTCGGCCGCAAGATCGCCTCCGGAGGCTTTGACGCAGCCTTTGCTTACGGCAGCCTGGCGGAAAAAAGCATCGACGAGATCAAGCGCGCGGGCGGTCAGGCCGGGCATTTCAATGCGCCGGAAGCGCTGGCCGCGCACCTGGAGGATTTTTTGCAGCCGGAAGACCGGCTTTTGCTGAAAGGTTCGCGCGGCATGAAGCTCGAAAAAATCTTCGAAGCCCTGGAATCCCGCTCGCGGTTCAAAACCGCGCCTTGA